Proteins encoded within one genomic window of Arachis ipaensis cultivar K30076 chromosome B08, Araip1.1, whole genome shotgun sequence:
- the LOC107610725 gene encoding uncharacterized protein LOC107610725: MPAALWMSCPTYTMNLVERPTTFTREQELYPGCSKFSKLSFLVRLYHIKSMCGVSDKAFGMILELLADAFEHAWIPSIVHDAKKVIRKLGLAYKNIDACPNNCMLYQGNDQELTKCKQCGTSRWKHKTKKNSRVRIKMVVKKNGKPQVAKILCYFPLIPRLQRLYMSSKTAVDMLWHKRGPNSDGMYRHPRDAEVWKSFDIRYPDFSRDPHSVRLALASDGFNPFGNMSSKYSIWLVVLIPYNMPPWICMKPTSFILSMIIAGPKMPGNDIDVYLEPLITELKQLWRGVETYDAVEKKTFKMYAALMWTISDFPGLGNLSGWNTYGGRACPACNLDAKTNRLTHIQKWCFMGYRRFLNHDHKYRKDRFSFDGKIEDRGPPIKVSGGDIVQQLEGMHVQLGKV, encoded by the coding sequence ATGCCGGCGGCGCTATGGATGAGTTGCCCTACTTATACAATGAACCTAGTCGAGAGACCCACAACTTTCACCAGAGAGCAGGAGTTATACCCAGGATGTTCAAAGTTCTCTAAGTTGTCTTTCTTGGTGAGGCTCTATCACATAAAGTCTATGTGCGGAGTGAGCGATAAGGCCTTTGGAATGATTTTGGAGTTGCTCGCGGACGCCTTTGAGCATGCCTGGATCCCATCCATTGTGCACGATGCCAAGAAAGTCATAAGAAAACTAGGTCTCGCGTACAAGAATATAGATGCATGTCCAAATAACTGCATGCTATACCAAGGCAACGACCAAGAGTTGACCAAATGCAAGCAGTGTGGGACATCGAGATGGAAGCATAAGACTAAGAAGAACTCTAGGGTGAGGATCAAGATGGTTGTTAAGAAGAATGGCAAACCACAGGTGGCGAAGATTCTTTGTTACTTCCCCCTTATTCCACGATTGCAGAGGTTATATATGTCTAGTAAGACAGCCGTTGACATGCTATGGCATAAGAGAGGTCCTAACTCTGATGGTATGTATAGGCATCCAAGGGACGCCGAGGTATGGAAGTCATTTGACATACGATATCCCGACTTCTCTCGTGATCCACACAGTGTTCGCCTAGCATTAGCTAGCGATGGCTTTAACCCTTTTGGGAACATGAGCTCGAAGTACTCAATTTGGCTCGTGGTTCTTATCCCGTATAACATGCCGCCCTGGATTTGCATGAAACCCACTTCGTTTATCCTCTCTATGATTATTGCTGGTCCTAAAATGCCTGGAAATGACATAGATGTGTACCTAGAGCCGTTGATCACTGAGTTGAAGCAATTATGGAGGGGTGTTGAAACTTATGATGCAGTTGAGAAAAAAACCTTCAAGATGTATGCTGCGTTGATGTGGACAATCAGTGATTTTCCAGGCCTAGGCAACTTATCTGGGTGGAACACGTACGGTGGGAGAGCCTGTCCTGCGTGTAATTTGGATGCTAAAACTAACCGGCTCACACACATCCAGAAATGGTGTTTCATGGGTTATCGTCGCTTTCTGAATCATGACCACAAATACAGAAAAGACCGGTTCTCCTTTGATGGAAAGATAGAGGATAGAGGTCCACCTATCAAAGTCTCTGGTGGAGACATTGTCCAGCAGTTAGAGGGTATGCATGTCCAACTTGGCAAGGTGTAA